In one window of Mesorhizobium sp. B2-1-1 DNA:
- a CDS encoding ABC transporter permease: MTSPIAPDLPAAARMPVKPRAGVWRRLVKRRLALLGLFIVAIVLAGAILAPWLTGYNPNEQMFDGLTLEGSPLPPDAKFWLGTDLLGRDLLTRILYGARTSLIIGIAANGVALLIGTLVGVTAGYFRGWIGSALMRFTDLMMAFPALLLAICLAAVFEPSLWIVALVIALVNWVQTARVIYTETSSLAEREFIDAERTIGASAPRILFRHILPHLLPTIIVWGTLGISTTVLLEATLSFLGIGVQPPTASWGNIIFENQTYFQAAPWLVFFPGAAILALALAFNLIGDALRDILDPTQRGRA; encoded by the coding sequence ATGACCAGTCCTATCGCGCCTGACCTCCCGGCGGCCGCACGCATGCCGGTCAAGCCGCGCGCCGGCGTCTGGCGCCGGCTGGTCAAACGCCGCCTGGCGCTGCTCGGCCTGTTCATCGTCGCCATCGTCCTTGCCGGCGCGATCCTCGCGCCATGGCTGACCGGCTATAACCCGAATGAGCAGATGTTCGACGGGCTGACGCTGGAAGGCTCGCCCTTGCCGCCCGACGCAAAATTCTGGCTGGGCACCGACCTGCTCGGTCGTGACCTGTTGACCCGCATCCTCTACGGCGCCCGCACCTCGCTGATCATCGGCATCGCCGCCAACGGCGTGGCGCTGTTGATCGGCACGCTGGTCGGCGTCACGGCGGGTTATTTCCGCGGCTGGATCGGCAGTGCTCTCATGCGCTTCACCGATCTGATGATGGCGTTTCCGGCATTGCTGCTCGCCATTTGTCTCGCGGCCGTGTTCGAGCCAAGTCTTTGGATCGTCGCTCTCGTCATCGCGCTGGTCAACTGGGTGCAGACCGCGCGCGTCATCTACACCGAAACCTCTTCGCTCGCCGAACGCGAGTTCATCGACGCCGAACGCACCATCGGGGCGAGCGCGCCGCGCATCCTGTTTCGCCACATCCTGCCGCATCTCCTGCCCACCATCATCGTCTGGGGCACGCTCGGCATCTCGACCACGGTGCTGCTGGAAGCGACGCTTTCCTTCCTGGGCATCGGCGTGCAGCCGCCGACGGCGTCCTGGGGCAACATCATTTTCGAGAACCAGACCTACTTCCAGGCGGCACCCTGGCTGGTGTTCTTCCCGGGTGCGGCGATCCTGGCGCTGGCGCTGGCCTTCAACCTCATCGGCGACGCGCTGCGCGACATCCTCGATCCGACGCAAAGGGGCCGGGCATGA
- a CDS encoding ABC transporter permease, with protein sequence MIAYLGRRLIQSLLILLGVSLITFALLYLLPADPVRQIAGRSATPQTVENIRQQLGLDQPFVVQYWHYLTKLASGDLGRSYIQRSEVTELIVSRLPASLLLMVGAILCELLIGLSMGLTAAVKRGTVTDQTLMVASFVGVSAPQFVVGLLLLYVFAVRLGWFPIGGYGTWRHLVLPSLTMGILGAGWYARMMRSSMIDVLRQDYVRTARAKGLARRAILFRHALPNAILPVIAMIGIDIGIFMGGIVVVESVFGWPGIGQLAWQAIQRVDIPIIMGVTLVSAFAIVLGNLLADIIAPFIDPRIKLR encoded by the coding sequence ATGATCGCCTATCTCGGCCGCCGCCTGATCCAGTCGCTGCTCATCCTGCTCGGCGTCTCGCTGATCACCTTCGCGCTGCTTTATTTGCTGCCTGCCGACCCGGTGCGCCAGATCGCCGGCCGCAGCGCCACGCCGCAGACGGTCGAGAACATCCGCCAGCAGCTCGGCCTCGACCAGCCCTTCGTGGTCCAGTACTGGCACTATCTCACGAAGCTCGCCAGCGGCGATCTCGGCCGCTCCTACATCCAACGCTCCGAGGTCACCGAACTGATCGTCTCGCGGCTGCCGGCGAGCCTGCTTCTGATGGTCGGCGCCATCCTGTGCGAATTGCTGATCGGGCTCTCGATGGGCCTGACCGCCGCCGTCAAGCGCGGCACCGTCACCGACCAGACGCTGATGGTCGCCTCCTTCGTCGGCGTCTCGGCGCCGCAATTCGTCGTCGGCCTGCTTTTGCTCTACGTGTTCGCCGTGCGGCTCGGCTGGTTCCCGATCGGCGGCTACGGCACCTGGCGCCATCTGGTACTACCGTCGTTAACCATGGGCATTCTCGGCGCGGGCTGGTACGCGCGCATGATGCGCTCCTCGATGATCGACGTGCTCCGCCAGGATTATGTGCGCACCGCGCGCGCCAAGGGCCTTGCGCGCCGCGCCATCCTGTTCCGCCATGCGCTCCCCAATGCCATCCTGCCGGTCATCGCCATGATCGGCATCGACATCGGCATCTTCATGGGCGGCATCGTGGTGGTCGAAAGCGTGTTCGGCTGGCCAGGCATCGGCCAGCTCGCCTGGCAGGCGATCCAGCGCGTCGACATTCCGATCATCATGGGCGTCACGCTGGTGTCGGCCTTCGCCATCGTGCTCGGCAATCTCTTGGCCGACATCATCGCCCCGTTCATCGATCCCCGCATCAAGCTCAGATGA
- a CDS encoding ABC transporter ATP-binding protein produces MTSATETILDIANLSVSVRGEDGERDVVSNLSLTLSRGETLCIAGESGSGKSMTALAIMQLLPRPAARISSGTIRLLGGDAGDTDLTALDERRMRRIRGDRIAMIFQEPMTSLNPVLSIGRQLTESIEAHTSLSPAEARSRASEALKAVRISEAESRLKQFPHELSGGMRQRVMIAMALALEPDVLIADEPTTALDVTVQGEVLELLRDLQRQHGTSVILITHDMGVVAEMADRVIIMRHGRMVEEGKTSDIFARPQAEYTRELLAAVPRIGTGAGRQKSKEIAEPVAPANVADVTDLHVRFDLRGGFFGRVNRRVHAVEGVSFSIAPNETLALVGESGCGKSTTAKALAGLVPYTGDIVIGGRNLSGLGRDERKAVRRDVQMIFQDPYASLDPRMRVGDLVAEPLVIHGVASKEERRERVAALFERVGLSAGQMELYPHEFSGGQRQRVCIARALALRPKLIIADESVSALDVSVQARVLDLLKELQREFGVAYLFISHDMAVVENISDRVAVMYLGQIVEMGTRDQVFSNPRHPYTRRLIEAVPVPDPAKRRSRFARLDQEIPSATRRLGESPQRLALSDVGGGHLVAG; encoded by the coding sequence ATGACATCAGCCACCGAAACCATTCTCGACATCGCCAATCTCTCCGTCTCCGTGCGTGGCGAGGACGGCGAGCGCGACGTCGTCTCCAACCTCTCTCTGACGCTTTCACGCGGCGAGACGCTCTGCATCGCCGGCGAATCCGGCTCCGGCAAATCGATGACCGCGCTGGCGATCATGCAACTACTGCCGCGGCCCGCCGCGCGCATATCTTCGGGCACGATCCGCCTTCTTGGCGGGGATGCGGGCGACACCGATCTCACAGCGCTCGACGAGCGCCGGATGCGCCGCATCCGCGGCGACCGCATCGCCATGATCTTCCAGGAGCCGATGACCTCGCTGAACCCGGTGCTGTCGATCGGCCGCCAGCTCACCGAATCCATCGAGGCGCATACCAGCCTCTCGCCCGCCGAGGCCCGAAGCCGCGCCAGCGAGGCGTTGAAGGCAGTGCGCATTTCGGAAGCCGAAAGCCGGCTGAAACAGTTTCCGCATGAGCTGTCCGGCGGTATGCGCCAGCGGGTGATGATCGCCATGGCGCTGGCGCTGGAACCCGACGTGCTGATCGCCGACGAGCCGACGACTGCGCTCGACGTCACCGTGCAGGGCGAGGTTCTGGAACTGCTGCGCGACCTGCAGCGCCAGCACGGCACCAGCGTCATCCTCATCACCCACGACATGGGCGTGGTCGCCGAAATGGCCGACCGCGTCATCATCATGCGGCATGGCCGCATGGTCGAGGAAGGCAAGACATCGGACATTTTCGCCAGGCCGCAAGCCGAGTACACACGCGAGCTGCTCGCCGCCGTGCCGCGCATCGGCACTGGCGCCGGCCGCCAGAAATCGAAAGAGATTGCCGAGCCGGTTGCGCCGGCGAACGTCGCCGATGTCACCGATCTGCATGTCCGGTTCGACCTGCGTGGCGGCTTCTTCGGCCGGGTCAACCGGCGCGTCCATGCCGTCGAAGGCGTCAGCTTTTCGATCGCGCCCAACGAAACGCTGGCGCTGGTGGGCGAATCCGGCTGCGGCAAGTCGACCACCGCCAAGGCGCTGGCCGGACTGGTGCCTTATACCGGCGACATCGTCATCGGCGGACGCAACCTGTCGGGCCTCGGCCGCGACGAGCGCAAGGCGGTGCGCCGCGACGTGCAGATGATCTTCCAGGACCCCTACGCTTCGCTCGACCCGCGCATGCGCGTCGGCGATCTCGTCGCCGAGCCGCTGGTCATCCATGGCGTCGCTTCGAAGGAAGAGCGCAGGGAGCGGGTGGCGGCATTATTCGAGCGTGTCGGCCTGTCGGCCGGCCAGATGGAGCTCTATCCCCACGAATTCTCCGGCGGCCAGCGCCAGCGCGTCTGCATCGCCCGTGCCCTGGCGCTCAGGCCGAAGCTGATCATCGCCGACGAAAGCGTTTCGGCCCTCGACGTTTCCGTGCAGGCGCGCGTGCTCGACCTGTTGAAGGAATTGCAGCGCGAATTCGGCGTCGCCTACCTCTTCATCTCCCATGATATGGCCGTAGTCGAAAACATCTCCGACCGCGTCGCCGTCATGTATCTCGGCCAGATCGTCGAAATGGGCACGCGCGACCAGGTTTTCTCCAACCCGCGCCACCCTTACACCAGGCGGCTGATCGAAGCTGTGCCGGTGCCCGATCCGGCGAAGCGCAGGAGCCGGTTCGCAAGGCTGGACCAGGAGATACCGAGTGCGACGCGGAGGCTGGGCGAGAGCCCGCAGAGGCTGGCGCTGAGCGATGTCGGAGGCGGTCACCTGGTGGCGGGGTGA
- a CDS encoding ABC transporter permease — MSGDVGLPISHRQRLWLYALGGLVLLFLIAPSVIIVIMSFSDSTLLQFPPQQWSLRWYQTYFQSPEWRDATVVSVKVAVMTALVATPLGTAAAYAINRGTLRFNGSINALMTASLIVPVILIGIGTFFLYARIGLNNTLTGLVIAHTVQALPLVVLTVLSGLRSYDMNQERVARSLGAGRVAAFWQVTMPQIRFSIVSGALFAFITSFDEVVVSLFISGGETTSLTRRMFNALRDQIDPTIAAISTCLIVLSVVLLSVAQIFGRRH; from the coding sequence ATGAGTGGAGATGTCGGCCTGCCGATCTCGCACCGGCAACGTCTGTGGCTCTATGCGCTGGGCGGCCTCGTGCTGCTGTTCCTGATCGCGCCGTCGGTCATCATCGTCATCATGTCGTTTTCGGATTCGACGCTGCTGCAGTTTCCGCCCCAGCAATGGTCGCTGCGCTGGTACCAGACCTACTTCCAGTCGCCGGAGTGGCGCGACGCGACGGTCGTCTCGGTCAAGGTGGCCGTTATGACAGCGCTGGTGGCGACGCCGCTCGGCACGGCCGCCGCCTACGCCATCAATCGCGGCACGCTGCGCTTCAACGGCAGCATCAACGCACTGATGACGGCATCGCTGATCGTACCTGTGATCCTGATCGGCATCGGCACTTTCTTCCTCTACGCGCGCATCGGGCTGAACAACACGCTGACCGGCCTGGTCATCGCGCATACGGTGCAGGCGCTGCCGCTGGTGGTGCTGACGGTGCTTTCGGGCCTGCGCTCCTACGACATGAACCAGGAGCGCGTGGCGCGCAGCCTGGGCGCCGGACGCGTAGCCGCCTTCTGGCAAGTTACCATGCCGCAGATCCGCTTCTCGATCGTCTCGGGCGCGCTGTTTGCCTTCATCACCTCCTTCGACGAAGTGGTGGTTTCGCTGTTCATCTCGGGCGGCGAGACGACGAGCTTGACGCGCCGCATGTTCAACGCCCTGCGCGACCAGATAGACCCGACGATCGCTGCCATCTCGACCTGCCTGATCGTGCTGTCGGTCGTGCTCTTGTCGGTGGCGCAGATCTTCGGCAGACGGCATTGA
- a CDS encoding ABC transporter ATP-binding protein, whose translation MSIAPSALPIGMRAIEKRFGSVSVLRDLNLDVAAGEFLTLLGPSGSGKTTLLMILAGFVRANAGSIKVGDEEIITTPPHRRNIGMVFQNYALFPHMNVFHNIAFPLKQRRVPAAETVERVEKALELVKLQGLGERRVDQLSGGQRQRVALARAIVFEPRIVLMDEPLSALDKGLREHMQIELRALHRRLGMTTVYVTHDQREAITMSDRIAVMNAGRIEQLDKPEILYAAPRTRFVAGFIGESNFIPVECRSGSVWYEDRQIHTAAPAPASGQQLMVVRPEKLRLLSNAEPAKGVNVLSATLSDVIYQGDSFVCYAVLRDGRQLTLRDYCRSDVLARLPASGQPIALGLDAQDTILVAAD comes from the coding sequence TTGTCCATTGCGCCATCCGCGCTGCCGATCGGCATGCGCGCGATAGAGAAACGTTTTGGCTCCGTATCGGTGCTGCGCGACCTCAATCTCGACGTCGCGGCCGGCGAATTCCTGACGTTGCTCGGCCCTTCCGGCTCCGGAAAGACGACGCTGCTGATGATCCTGGCGGGATTCGTCAGGGCCAATGCCGGCTCAATCAAGGTCGGCGACGAGGAGATCATCACCACGCCGCCGCACAGGCGCAATATCGGCATGGTGTTCCAGAACTATGCCCTGTTCCCGCATATGAACGTCTTCCACAACATCGCCTTTCCGCTGAAGCAGCGCCGCGTTCCGGCCGCCGAGACGGTGGAACGCGTCGAGAAAGCGCTGGAGTTGGTGAAGTTGCAGGGCCTCGGCGAACGGCGCGTCGACCAGCTCTCCGGTGGCCAGCGCCAGCGCGTGGCGCTGGCGCGCGCCATCGTGTTCGAGCCGCGCATCGTGCTGATGGACGAGCCGCTGTCGGCGTTGGACAAGGGCTTGCGCGAGCACATGCAGATCGAACTGCGCGCCCTGCATCGGCGGCTTGGCATGACGACTGTCTATGTCACGCACGACCAGCGCGAGGCGATCACCATGTCGGATCGTATCGCCGTCATGAATGCCGGGCGCATCGAGCAGCTCGACAAGCCCGAAATTCTCTACGCCGCGCCGCGCACCCGGTTCGTCGCCGGCTTCATCGGGGAATCGAATTTCATTCCCGTCGAATGCCGCAGCGGTTCGGTCTGGTACGAGGACAGGCAAATCCACACCGCGGCGCCGGCGCCGGCATCGGGCCAGCAGCTGATGGTGGTGCGGCCGGAAAAGCTGCGGCTGCTGTCAAATGCAGAGCCGGCCAAGGGCGTCAACGTGCTCAGCGCGACGCTCAGTGACGTGATTTATCAGGGCGACAGCTTCGTCTGCTACGCCGTGCTGCGCGACGGCAGGCAGCTGACATTGCGCGACTATTGCCGCAGCGACGTGCTGGCCAGGTTGCCGGCCTCCGGGCAGCCGATCGCGCTTGGCCTCGATGCGCAGGATACGATCCTGGTGGCGGCGGACTGA
- a CDS encoding acetamidase/formamidase family protein gives MCNNCDYTIHGRHHHFGWDNSFAPAQRVAPGSTIEFQCLDSSGGQLKPDSTVADIAKLDFAGINPVTGPIFVEGAEPGDALKVTIEMFKPSGFGWTANIPGFGLLADDFKQPALNIWKYDAASLEPALFGKNGRVPLKPFAGTIGNAPGEMGHHSVVPPRRVGGNLDIRDLAAGTTLYLPVEVAGALFSVGDTHAAQGDGEVCGTAIESPMDVVLKLDLVKDARLKMPRFTTPGPVTRHLDTKGYEVTTGIGPDLMTGAKEAVAQMIDLLAGRYQIDPVEAYMLASVCGDLRISEIVDMPNWVVSFYFPRCVFE, from the coding sequence ATGTGCAATAACTGCGACTACACCATCCACGGACGCCATCACCATTTCGGCTGGGACAATTCCTTTGCCCCGGCGCAGCGCGTGGCGCCCGGCTCGACCATCGAGTTTCAGTGCCTCGATTCCTCCGGTGGCCAGCTCAAGCCCGACAGCACCGTCGCCGACATCGCCAAGCTCGACTTCGCCGGGATCAACCCTGTCACCGGGCCGATTTTCGTCGAGGGCGCCGAGCCGGGCGACGCGCTGAAGGTGACGATCGAGATGTTCAAACCGTCCGGCTTCGGCTGGACGGCGAACATTCCAGGTTTCGGCCTGCTCGCCGACGACTTCAAGCAGCCGGCGCTCAACATCTGGAAATACGATGCCGCCTCGCTGGAGCCGGCCTTGTTCGGCAAGAACGGCCGCGTGCCGCTGAAACCCTTCGCCGGCACCATCGGCAACGCGCCGGGCGAGATGGGCCATCACTCGGTGGTGCCGCCCCGCCGCGTCGGCGGCAATCTGGACATTCGCGACCTCGCCGCCGGCACAACGCTCTATCTGCCGGTGGAGGTGGCCGGCGCGCTGTTTTCGGTCGGCGACACGCATGCCGCGCAGGGCGATGGCGAGGTCTGCGGCACGGCGATCGAAAGCCCGATGGACGTCGTGCTCAAGCTCGACCTTGTCAAGGACGCCAGGCTGAAGATGCCGCGCTTCACCACGCCCGGCCCGGTGACGCGCCACCTCGACACCAAGGGTTACGAGGTGACCACGGGCATCGGCCCGGACCTGATGACCGGCGCGAAAGAGGCGGTCGCCCAGATGATCGACCTGCTCGCCGGCCGTTACCAGATCGATCCGGTCGAGGCCTATATGCTGGCCTCGGTCTGTGGCGATCTCAGGATCAGCGAGATCGTCGACATGCCGAACTGGGTGGTGTCGTTCTACTTCCCGCGCTGCGTGTTCGAATGA
- a CDS encoding ABC transporter permease yields MSVQTATMDEAIGAMTQDLNAHALRADARREQFRLLALLSPSLFLVFAIIIVPIGWLFWLSLFDEAGVLSAANYARFFEQTSYIKTFLTTFKVAFIVTAACVLLGYPLAYMLSQLPRRAASICLIFVILPFWTSVLVRTYAWLVILQRKGLINSWLIDLGVISQPLPLANNFSGVVIGMTHILLPFLVLPLYASMKTIDTDCLRAGMNLGAGPVATFRQIFFPLSLPGLASGVVIVFVLCLGFFVTPALMGGGKVVMWAMRMEQTTSLYSNWGAGAALGVVLLAVTLALLGLFQWLLGARATGVWSSR; encoded by the coding sequence ATGAGCGTGCAAACCGCCACGATGGACGAGGCAATTGGCGCCATGACCCAGGACCTGAACGCGCATGCGTTGCGCGCCGATGCGCGGCGCGAGCAGTTTCGGCTGTTGGCGCTGCTGTCGCCAAGCCTGTTCCTCGTCTTTGCCATCATCATCGTGCCGATCGGCTGGCTGTTCTGGCTGTCGCTGTTCGACGAGGCCGGCGTCTTGAGCGCGGCCAACTATGCGCGCTTTTTCGAGCAGACCTCCTACATCAAGACCTTCCTCACCACCTTCAAGGTCGCCTTCATCGTCACCGCCGCTTGCGTGCTGCTGGGCTATCCCTTGGCTTATATGCTGTCGCAATTGCCGCGCCGGGCGGCGTCGATCTGCCTGATCTTCGTCATCCTGCCGTTCTGGACATCGGTGCTGGTGCGCACCTATGCCTGGCTGGTGATCCTGCAGCGCAAGGGGCTGATCAACAGCTGGCTGATCGACCTCGGAGTCATCAGCCAGCCGCTGCCGCTGGCCAACAATTTTTCCGGCGTCGTCATCGGCATGACGCATATATTGCTGCCGTTCCTGGTGCTGCCGCTCTACGCCTCGATGAAGACCATCGACACCGACTGCCTGCGCGCCGGGATGAACCTGGGCGCCGGCCCCGTCGCCACCTTCCGGCAGATCTTCTTTCCGCTGTCGCTGCCCGGCCTCGCCTCGGGCGTGGTCATCGTCTTCGTGCTGTGCCTCGGTTTTTTCGTCACGCCGGCGCTGATGGGCGGCGGCAAGGTTGTCATGTGGGCGATGCGCATGGAACAGACCACCAGTCTCTATTCCAACTGGGGCGCCGGCGCGGCGCTCGGCGTCGTGCTGCTCGCGGTCACGCTGGCGCTGCTCGGCCTGTTCCAGTGGCTGCTCGGCGCGCGCGCCACAGGTGTGTGGAGTTCGCGATGA
- a CDS encoding ABC transporter substrate-binding protein, whose protein sequence is MKKLLASTVAASALALMLGMTSVRAEDTIDPNAKQGGAITITYKDDVATLDPAIGYDWQNWSMIKSLFDGLMDYEPGTTNLKPDLAESYEISPDGKTFTFKLRHGVKFHNGREMTAEDVKYSLDRVTNPKTQSPGAGFFGSIKGYDDVAAGKAETLSGVTVVDPYTVKFELTRPDATFLHVMAINFSHVVPKEEVEKYGADFGKHPVGTGAFKLAEWTLGQRIVFERNADYWHKGLPHLDKITFEIGQEPIVALLRLQKGEIDVPGDGIPPAKFQEVMADPEQKARVVEGGQLHTGYVTMNTTMAPFDNVKVRQAVNMAINKARVVQIINNRAVPANQPLPPSMPGYDKAYKGYPYDVAKAKALLAEAGHPDGFETQLFAMNTDPNPRIAQAIQQDLAAIGIKASIQSLAQANVIAAGGDKAGAPMIWSGGMAWIADFPDPSNFYGPILGCAGAVPGGWNWSWYCNKDLDAKAAEADSVVDPAKSGERDKMWSAIYDKVMEDAPWAPVFNEQRFTMKSARMGGADNLYVDPVHIPINYDNVYVKDVQ, encoded by the coding sequence ATGAAAAAGCTTCTCGCATCAACCGTGGCCGCATCGGCGCTGGCGCTGATGCTCGGCATGACGAGCGTCCGCGCCGAGGACACTATCGATCCCAACGCCAAGCAGGGCGGCGCCATCACCATCACCTACAAGGACGATGTCGCGACCCTCGACCCGGCGATCGGCTATGACTGGCAGAACTGGTCGATGATCAAGAGCCTGTTCGACGGGCTGATGGACTACGAGCCGGGTACCACGAACCTCAAGCCCGATCTCGCCGAAAGCTACGAGATCTCGCCCGACGGCAAGACCTTCACCTTCAAGCTGCGCCATGGTGTGAAATTCCACAATGGCCGCGAAATGACCGCCGAGGACGTGAAATACTCGCTCGACCGCGTCACCAACCCGAAGACGCAGAGCCCCGGCGCCGGCTTCTTCGGCTCGATCAAGGGCTATGACGATGTCGCCGCCGGCAAGGCGGAGACACTATCGGGTGTCACCGTGGTCGACCCCTATACCGTCAAGTTCGAGCTGACCCGGCCCGACGCCACCTTCCTGCATGTCATGGCCATCAACTTCTCGCATGTCGTGCCGAAGGAAGAGGTCGAGAAATACGGCGCCGATTTCGGCAAGCATCCGGTCGGCACCGGCGCCTTCAAGCTCGCGGAGTGGACGCTCGGCCAGCGCATCGTCTTCGAGCGCAACGCGGACTACTGGCATAAGGGACTGCCGCATCTGGACAAGATCACCTTCGAAATCGGCCAGGAGCCGATCGTGGCGCTGCTGCGCCTTCAGAAGGGCGAGATCGACGTGCCCGGCGACGGCATTCCGCCGGCCAAGTTCCAGGAGGTGATGGCCGATCCCGAGCAGAAGGCGCGCGTCGTGGAGGGCGGGCAACTGCACACCGGCTACGTCACCATGAACACCACCATGGCGCCGTTCGACAATGTGAAGGTGCGCCAGGCGGTCAACATGGCGATCAACAAGGCGCGCGTCGTGCAGATCATCAACAACCGCGCCGTGCCGGCCAACCAGCCGCTGCCGCCGTCGATGCCGGGCTACGACAAGGCGTACAAGGGCTATCCCTATGACGTCGCCAAGGCCAAGGCGCTGCTGGCCGAAGCCGGCCATCCCGACGGCTTCGAGACGCAGCTTTTCGCCATGAACACCGATCCCAATCCGCGCATCGCGCAGGCGATCCAGCAGGATTTGGCGGCGATCGGCATCAAGGCCAGCATCCAGTCGCTTGCCCAGGCAAACGTCATCGCCGCCGGCGGCGACAAGGCCGGCGCGCCGATGATCTGGTCGGGCGGCATGGCCTGGATCGCCGACTTCCCGGACCCATCGAACTTCTACGGTCCGATCCTCGGCTGCGCCGGCGCGGTGCCTGGCGGCTGGAACTGGTCGTGGTATTGCAACAAGGACCTCGACGCCAAGGCGGCCGAGGCCGACTCGGTGGTCGACCCAGCCAAATCAGGCGAGCGCGACAAGATGTGGAGCGCCATCTACGACAAGGTGATGGAGGACGCGCCCTGGGCGCCGGTCTTCAACGAGCAGCGCTTCACCATGAAGTCCGCGCGCATGGGCGGCGCCGACAACCTCTATGTCGACCCGGTCCATATCCCGATCAACTACGACAATGTGTACGTAAAAGATGTGCAATAA
- the ggt gene encoding gamma-glutamyltransferase encodes MRDFQFPGRSPVRATEAIAATSHPLSTLAAIDMLRAGGNAMDAAVCAAAVQGVVEPQSTGIGGDCFVLYCPAGQGHVLAFNGSGRAPAKATVDWYRDKGFSELPKQGPHAVTVPGAIDAWCRLLEDHGSKDLAEVLAPAINYAENGYVVHDRVAFDWAEPETDLSVDEHAARIFLPGGEAPRAGDVHRQPELAATLRIIARHGRAGFYEGTVADDIVSRLRALGGLHSLEDFASTKGDYVAPVSVSYGGHEIHQMPPNNQGLTALVMLNVLSGLRLGELDPGGAERLHLEIEAGRLAYRDRDRFLGDQDHVPVPVKELLSAAYAERLRAEIDRQRAMTHLPDVQLPGSDTVYISIVDRDRNAVSFINSTYYSFGSGVVGPKTGVVLQNRGSSFRLDPAHPNAIAPGKRPMHTIMPGMATRNGRVVMPFGVMGGGYQPFGHVHLLTNMLDFGMDPQQALDAPRVFYNDGMVEAERGVPADAIEGLRRRGHAITQPHHPLGGGQAVLIDWEKGTLTGASDPRKDGMALGY; translated from the coding sequence ATGCGTGATTTCCAGTTTCCCGGCCGCTCGCCGGTCCGTGCCACCGAAGCGATCGCCGCGACCTCGCATCCGCTTTCGACGCTTGCAGCCATTGACATGCTGCGCGCCGGCGGCAATGCCATGGACGCCGCTGTCTGCGCCGCCGCCGTGCAGGGCGTGGTCGAGCCGCAATCGACCGGCATAGGCGGCGACTGCTTTGTCCTCTATTGCCCCGCGGGGCAGGGACACGTGCTGGCTTTCAATGGCTCCGGCCGGGCGCCCGCCAAGGCGACCGTGGACTGGTATCGCGACAAAGGCTTCAGCGAACTTCCCAAACAGGGACCGCATGCCGTGACCGTGCCCGGCGCGATCGACGCCTGGTGCAGGCTGCTGGAAGACCATGGCAGCAAGGACCTTGCAGAGGTGTTGGCGCCAGCGATCAACTATGCCGAGAACGGCTATGTCGTGCATGACCGCGTCGCCTTCGACTGGGCCGAACCGGAGACCGACCTGTCGGTCGACGAGCACGCCGCGCGCATTTTCCTGCCGGGCGGCGAGGCGCCCAGGGCCGGCGACGTGCACCGGCAGCCGGAGCTTGCCGCCACCTTACGCATCATTGCCAGGCATGGCCGCGCCGGGTTCTATGAAGGCACCGTGGCCGACGACATTGTGAGCCGGCTCAGGGCGTTGGGCGGACTGCATTCGCTTGAGGATTTCGCTTCGACCAAGGGCGATTATGTAGCGCCGGTCAGCGTCTCCTATGGCGGCCACGAGATCCACCAGATGCCGCCGAACAATCAGGGGCTGACGGCGCTCGTGATGCTGAATGTGCTGTCGGGGCTCAGGCTCGGCGAGCTCGACCCCGGCGGCGCCGAGCGCCTGCACTTGGAGATCGAAGCGGGGCGGTTGGCCTACCGCGACCGCGACCGTTTCCTCGGCGACCAGGACCATGTGCCGGTGCCGGTAAAAGAGCTTCTGTCGGCCGCCTATGCCGAGCGGCTGCGCGCCGAGATCGACCGCCAGCGTGCCATGACGCACCTGCCGGATGTGCAGCTGCCCGGCAGCGACACGGTCTACATCTCCATCGTCGACCGCGACCGCAACGCGGTCTCCTTCATCAACTCGACCTATTATTCCTTCGGCAGCGGCGTCGTCGGCCCGAAGACCGGCGTGGTGCTGCAGAACCGCGGCTCGAGCTTCCGCCTCGACCCGGCGCATCCGAACGCCATCGCGCCCGGCAAGCGGCCGATGCACACGATCATGCCCGGCATGGCGACGCGAAACGGCCGCGTGGTGATGCCGTTCGGCGTCATGGGCGGCGGCTACCAGCCGTTCGGTCACGTCCATCTTTTGACCAACATGCTCGACTTCGGCATGGATCCGCAGCAGGCGCTCGATGCGCCGCGAGTGTTCTACAATGACGGCATGGTGGAGGCCGAGCGCGGTGTTCCCGCTGATGCGATCGAAGGCCTGCGCCGCCGCGGCCATGCCATCACCCAGCCGCACCATCCGCTCGGCGGCGGCCAGGCGGTGTTGATCGACTGGGAAAAGGGAACGCTGACCGGGGCGTCGGATCCACGCAAGGACGGAATGGCGCTTGGGTATTGA